The Centropristis striata isolate RG_2023a ecotype Rhode Island chromosome 1, C.striata_1.0, whole genome shotgun sequence nucleotide sequence TAGAAGCAAAGAGTGGTGGAAACTTAACCAAACCTCCCACCACAAGTGGCATTTTATATGACAGAAAAGGATGCAGTGGTCTGTCACATGTACCTTTCCTCTAAAGAACTCTCTGTAAGTAGTTCTTTTACCAACAAGCgatgtaaaattttaaattgacCCACTGACAAAAAACCCCcccacaacatcaacattatTATGTAGACCTATTTTTGAGTCATAGAGCAGAATTGGATTCAGAGTTAACTGAATATAAACAATACCCAGCCATACTTTTTCTTGTCATACCAGCAGCCCGGCGGACagtttttgagtgtgtttctTCTGATTCTATGATGATAGGGACATTCCTTCTTCTTCGGGTGCGCCTTGatactaaaaaaataagacctgagtgaacaaaacaataacatcCAAAATGATAATTTCAGCTGTATAAACGTGCACTAAAGCTGCATATGTATTCAATAAAAGCACTGACTTCCGGGCTCTTCATCTTGGTCTTCAGCATACACCACTGGCACTTCTGAAATCTTTCTCCTGCCCCTTCTTTTGACTttgtgacaaagaaaaaaaacagcagaaaatattACCTTTTGGaaagaaacagtttattttaaatcaataatGATTTTCTGAATGCCAGGATAAATTAAGCAATCCACCTAACTCTTATTATGAGTCCTCCgcattatattttaatgaaaaaacttCTCGTCTTTCCATCACTTGACTCACCAGGTTTTGCAGTAACTTCTTTCTCTGCGTCTGAGACGTCCACTGATACCACTGTTATTTCGGGAaccttcttctttcttctgtgtctttttcctgGTAAAATTGTGTGCAAAAAGATAACTGAGTGAAAAAGTATTATGAACAAgtgtacatctgtttaaaattTTCGTTTGACGTTGTCGTTTACCACGATATAAAGGCGAGGCAGTTGCCATCTTTactactctctctttctcctccccttcctccctTTCTTCATCTTCCCCCACAGACACAACTTCCATGATGAGTGTTGGACTACTGCCGTCTCTCTGGCTTTGGCCTTGCAGCTGAGACTCGGACTGGAGGACACCCTGTCATCATAATTAAAAACCATCAGAAACAAAAACCCCAAACCCTCCCTGAGTAACAGTACTTGAAGGAAAGCTTGGGTATTTTCTTAACTGGACCCTATTTCCCCATGTGTCAAATTGACTAATGGGcataacaatttttttaaattggcccATAACTGAGCGAGTGCGCTGCAGCCAACAGCCACAAACCGGCTGCAATGTAATCACTCAGAGCAATTGCCCACCATCAATATATAGtagtgctcaaaagtttggggtcatccagaaaatgtctgtgttgttttccatgaaaacaaactgttttattcatgaaatgagttacaaaataaactgaaaatatagtaaagacatcaacaagggtagaaataataattttaactttacctctaaatactgaaccagcctgaggaaggatgtTTTACTGCTTCTCAAATctgcacaaaacagttttcagctgtgctaatgtaatgctcaggtgttttaatgaccAATGAGCCTTTCAGCACTATAAACgtgattaacacaatgtgccactggaacacaggagtgatggttgctgacaatatagaagagatatttcataagaaaatctgccgtttccagctttaatagtcatttaccacattaacaatgtctggactgtatgtctgttattgtaattttaaaaaaaatatgcttttctttcataataaggacatttctaagtgatcccaaacttttgagcagtaGTGTACGTCcactaaaagtgcttgtttttgccactgaTAGGCTCAGATTGATATTAAAAAGTGTCTGACAACATTATGAAAAGGACTCTACAGTGAATTCTTTACCTTTCGCTTGATCCaatttgttattgtgtgtcGTTCGAGGAGAATCCTTACAAGGTAACTTGTGGCTGTTAACAACATGATTGAAATATGAGTGATGAGAGAGTTGGAGAGAAGGAGTAGTGGGaagagtttgttgtgtttgagtACAGAAAATGCAGCTTATGCTACCTATatatcagaagactttgaaaagatttggtaAAGActtttagttaatcatacattaatcatcgattatttattacttatttatgtatacatttatttatacattttactgGATCTCCTTACGGTTCTCTTTattaagaaacagcgcccccaaaaatcccgcttgtggccgtaaatatatgacatcactatatttctgtttaggactgagcttactagcattattattACGATGTTCCATTTTCCTggtgaagtggttttactggccggtctgaaACCGGAGActtttcccccgctcatctattggttggtgattgtgttacgtcactgagacttgagataatatcaaaaacgtttgatatgatccaaacccaagactaggaaaagactgatatgaaacagagcagattactaccttaaacttaaccatggagatgacggagcgCTGCGTGACTctagtaaaactcctagatctactaaagactttcagtttttagtctgggactgtgaaaatattttggtgtaagcccagcattagtgaAATCTAAAAGATTTCCAGTGTCATCCCTGAGTATTATGTGAGTTCAACAACGTGGAAGAGGCCACATGAGATTTCAGAACTTCTCCCTGAGACACGTTTCGTTAGACACAATAACATACAGACCGGATTAGGTGAAAGGTAAAGGAAAAGGATTTTATTTGTctgtattatttttactttccaTGATGTTGTCAGAACAGTCAGTGCCtgtcagtggcaaaaacaagcactCTCCGTGGATGCAATTGCACTGCAGTGGTCTCACTCAATACTCGACTAAAAATTCTCAGTCGAGAATTtgagaaaaactcaaaaattgTCGTCCCCATTAATTCAGGTCCAGGTCTAAAAAATAAAGTCTTTCTTGAAGTCTGCAAACAGAGCTGTGTATGGGGTGGCTGTTAGTTCAGAATACGGCCAATTTATCTCCCCTGCAGTGACACTGAAGACTCTCTCCTCCGGAAGTTTTCATCATTGAATATACCATAAAGCAGAAGTTACACTGTGCTTCTGCAATAATTTTGTGAAGTCAGTATCTTAAGATCTAGACAGCAGATTTCAATTATTCTTTATTACTAAACAAAGCTCTAATTTTATGCACCCTCTGCAGGCACATTCACCAAACATACAGTTTTTGGAGGTTGAGGGGCACCTTTGACAATTCATTTTACAAGTGCATCATAATCTTGGTGCATTTCCATTCAGTAATTTCTATCTTTGCAGGGTTTCATACACTGAATTAACTTTGTCATTCTGGAGCTTGTATATGTGGTGCTGTTAAATGGTACTCTATTCAGTGTAATTATGTTCTATTCAATGAGAGGTTTCAAGAAACTTGAAGGGGACAGCTCTTACCTACTGTATGTCTTTGAAATCGCAATattgataaattatgtattgaGTCAAATTACCTTGCTAGGCTGAGAACTTTCTGTGCAATCAGAGCCTTGGTCGGGACTGTGTCCTGTAAAAATCAAGACAATTGGCTCAGGTTCAGAGAAAACTCACAATACAATTGATAATCAACATCTACAacactattttaaaaatgtagtaTATGCATTCAGACCTGACATAAACGGCTGAAtgctacataaaaaaataaagtcaatgcAATGACAGTAAATGCATATCTTATGAATGTTAGTAATGACTACACTTTAAACTgtgcatgaaaaatgtaaaaaaggacaaaaggaTCTAAGACAATACCAacaattttcctttatttaaaaggtagttttggaaaaaataaaaaatgtatggtTTCCAggaaatattttctatttttaattagcatttaaaatattctttaccaaatatacttaaatgtgGCAAGGCAGTCAACCCGCTGCTGAATCACTTACTTGCATCCCATTCAACCACTTCTCCATCAGAGTTGATTAAACCACCAATTTCTTCATCTTGTTccacttcttcttcctcttcgccctcatcctcttcctctcctgccTGAAGTCTGACAGTCAAATGCAGCGTTTGGTCCTCTAAGTTTGCAGATGCCATCTTGAGTCCGTGTGACATCACAAGCTTACGTTCAGGAGAGTCCTAAATTTAGAACACAGTAAGAAAAGGCATTCGTCATTGTCTAAAAAGGAGAAGAGACTGTTCTTTACATATtactattgtttgattaataCATTTCTACAAAATGCATCGTTTTACACACTGTTTGGGAAGGTGCTGATCTTTTGGTCTCTTCTGCttctgtttttaaagatgtGCTTTGTTTAACGTCGAGGCTCTGATCTTCATCACAACACTCAAACCCTTCCTGTGCTTTCTGACGGGACTTCATGTTCCTTTTGTGAACGGGGGTTGCGTCACGTACTGGACAGGAGaagggtttctctcctgtgttatTGCACTGAGTCACTTTTCCTGGCGCGTTTTCGCGTGTACAGGAAATCTTAGGTTTCTCATCAGAGTCCATGAGCGTGTGTCTCTGCCGCCCCTCTCTGGCAGAGGAGCTCTGCCCGTAGAGAGCGGGGCCACTAGACTCCTCGGAGCATTCCTCCACCAAATACACCCTCTGCTGTCTCTTTTCTCCATATAAAATGGAGCTCTCTATCCCACATGCTTTGAGGTTGGGATGACAAGTGCTTGTGCAAGtatcctctttctctccctctgagcTGAAGCTGTCATCTGTGTTTAACAAAGCACAACAAAAGTGTGAAAAATTGCAATTTAGTAGGTTTTTTTGTGTACGTCATCTAGAAAGGTGATGCTGATACTTAATATTTTCCACTCACGATTTTCACTCACAGTCCagccttcctcttcctctttaatGATTACTCGAATCTCTGGTGTCTCACAATTATAATCAGGGCTTGCGGGTGCTTTTTTTGAATCATGACGTGGCAAATTCTGGTCATCATAGCTTTCATTTAGACTCAGTGACAATGGATCTTGGAGTTCAGGATCctatgaagaaataaaaacagagacacTTATGCTGAGTAATCAAAGCAGACAAGCATACAGAAACCGTTAAGATGTGTGTTAATCATAGGGCTGTAATGGTTCATGTGTTCAGGGGCCCAGTGCACGCAACTGCACACAGAACTAAACGGTATGCAGATTGATGCACATAGTTCAAAGTTCGATATACGATATGCACAAAGTCCACAAGCACAAGTTCCGTCCAGAGGTTAACACAGCAAGCAGACTGGCATTTGAGTCGGTCACACTATGGCGAGGGCAAAAGAAACAATGGAGCTGGAAGACCTGTCTGCAGGTTTCCGGGCAGCTAAAACAGCAAAGGAGAGAGAGTTGTGTATAAGACGAGGAACTGTTGGTCAGCGTTGCTCCATAGTTGTAGGGTATGTCAATGGAAACACATCCAATGCATTTGGGGGTTTAAACTGGACCATGACTTATTGTGTATtattactactgctactacaCCACTACATGTAACAATAACAATGCGCACAGGTGAGCGAGTAAAACCACATTTATGACAGCAGAATAAGACAACATCCCAATGTTACGACTTGTGTTCATATATCAATCCAAGAATGTGACTTGCATTGCCAGTCCTGCAGCCTCATATTAAATATTAGATTTAATTATCTCTAAAGCAGAACTGGTAAACAGTTGCGTAGGAGactgaaataatacaaaatcaGGTAGTGAACACAAGCAAATTGTCAGAAGTATACTTATTGTAGAATGAAATTTATAAACAAACTGAATTGGCTTTGAATCTAATTTTAATTTACTGGATCTATATACTATTCAATATATATGGaatattatattgtttatacCTAATCTTATTCACAATGATCTGCAGACAATAGTGACTTTGTCGTGCAGTCTCAACTAAGTATTAAGATTGTTCatgatttatttaaacaattataCATCTTTAAGAACACCCATTTTATTAAGTACACCTTGTTAAAAA carries:
- the LOC131971826 gene encoding zinc finger protein 37-like isoform X1, coding for MFEDPELQDPLSLSLNESYDDQNLPRHDSKKAPASPDYNCETPEIRVIIKEEEEGWTVSENHDSFSSEGEKEDTCTSTCHPNLKACGIESSILYGEKRQQRVYLVEECSEESSGPALYGQSSSAREGRQRHTLMDSDEKPKISCTRENAPGKVTQCNNTGEKPFSCPVRDATPVHKRNMKSRQKAQEGFECCDEDQSLDVKQSTSLKTEAEETKRSAPSQTDSPERKLVMSHGLKMASANLEDQTLHLTVRLQAGEEEDEGEEEEEVEQDEEIGGLINSDGEVVEWDARHSPDQGSDCTESSQPSKGVLQSESQLQGQSQRDGSSPTLIMEVVSVGEDEEREEGEEKERVVKMATASPLYRGKRHRRKKKVPEITVVSVDVSDAEKEVTAKPVKRRGRRKISEVPVVYAEDQDEEPGISRRTRRRRNVPIIIESEETHSKTVRRAAGMTRKTKRPYRRRKDTKQSSEGEGGNMDVSTVKKRPGRKMIRVPIEIPPELLKKPKEKMEYHCSVCGKEFPHAYKLERHELIHTGEKPYCCSICGRGFNQKGNLKTHYKVHFGRKGAVDFEDEVNPKETELSEYLKSLPGESKIRSFLRCLECGKECESHSALQAHHITTHAETAGESDAVEHSASDLLFCRRCGIQFNEKEKLEEHMKTHVKEKPYSCPDCGKKFINESYIQIHQRIHTGEKPYLCSQCGRGFHTASSLKLHELQHSGERPFACSICGKTFRINSYLTAHYQTHIKDRPFMCSVCGKGYSRAEELKVHHRLHTGERPYECSECGKSFIYRQGLRQHQRTHAGKRIGPTRQLGRPKQQARLDI
- the LOC131971826 gene encoding zinc finger protein 37-like isoform X2; the protein is MFEDPELQDPLSLSLNESYDDQNLPRHDSKKAPASPDYNCETPEIRVIIKEEEEGWTVSENHDSFSSEGEKEDTCTSTCHPNLKACGIESSILYGEKRQQRVYLVEECSEESSGPALYGQSSSAREGRQRHTLMDSDEKPKISCTRENAPGKVTQCNNTGEKPFSCPVRDATPVHKRNMKSRQKAQEGFECCDEDQSLDVKQSTSLKTEAEETKRSAPSQTDSPERKLVMSHGLKMASANLEDQTLHLTVRLQAGEEEDEGEEEEEVEQDEEIGGLINSDGEVVEWDARHSPDQGSDCTESSQPSKGVLQSESQLQGQSQRDGSSPTLIMEVVSVGEDEEREEGEEKERVVKMATASPLYRGKRHRRKKKVPEITVVSVDVSDAEKEVTAKPVKRRGRRKISEVPVVYAEDQDEEPGISRRTRRRRNVPIIIESEETHSKTVRRAAAKRPYRRRKDTKQSSEGEGGNMDVSTVKKRPGRKMIRVPIEIPPELLKKPKEKMEYHCSVCGKEFPHAYKLERHELIHTGEKPYCCSICGRGFNQKGNLKTHYKVHFGRKGAVDFEDEVNPKETELSEYLKSLPGESKIRSFLRCLECGKECESHSALQAHHITTHAETAGESDAVEHSASDLLFCRRCGIQFNEKEKLEEHMKTHVKEKPYSCPDCGKKFINESYIQIHQRIHTGEKPYLCSQCGRGFHTASSLKLHELQHSGERPFACSICGKTFRINSYLTAHYQTHIKDRPFMCSVCGKGYSRAEELKVHHRLHTGERPYECSECGKSFIYRQGLRQHQRTHAGKRIGPTRQLGRPKQQARLDI